The Marinobacter halotolerans genome includes a window with the following:
- a CDS encoding YchJ family protein has translation MQQTQNTSRCPCGSVKPYSQCCRPLHQGQAAKTPEALMRSRFAAFVLDLPDYLRATWHSNTRPASLSLEGSPAWSSLQILQSSQEGDLGRVHFRAVYRAGSGWGFLEENSDFRKEEGRWYYLQGDTREGQFNPGRNDRCPCGSGKKYKACCL, from the coding sequence ATGCAACAAACTCAGAACACGAGCCGCTGCCCCTGCGGCAGCGTAAAGCCTTATTCACAATGCTGCCGGCCACTGCATCAGGGGCAGGCGGCAAAAACGCCGGAAGCGCTGATGCGCTCCCGCTTTGCTGCGTTTGTACTGGACCTGCCGGACTATCTTCGTGCGACCTGGCATTCAAATACACGGCCCGCTTCGCTCAGTCTGGAAGGCTCACCGGCCTGGTCGTCATTGCAAATCCTGCAGAGCTCTCAGGAAGGCGATTTGGGCCGCGTTCATTTCCGGGCGGTCTACCGTGCCGGGAGCGGATGGGGATTTCTGGAAGAGAACTCCGATTTCCGCAAGGAAGAGGGTCGATGGTATTACCTTCAGGGCGACACCCGTGAAGGCCAGTTCAATCCCGGACGCAATGACCGCTGCCCATGCGGCAGCGGTAAAAAATACAAGGCCTGCTGCCTCTAG